One part of the Kryptolebias marmoratus isolate JLee-2015 linkage group LG2, ASM164957v2, whole genome shotgun sequence genome encodes these proteins:
- the atf5b gene encoding uncharacterized protein atf5b isoform X1, with the protein MAASILRRKIPLVSTGELSAPPSPRASHSQSLPGAGAGPAERQHLIGDGHSDWMTEKVDLSSFVSTTESSPSSSLPPSPLEHDVKVPSDLEVMTSLLQEELAQLEDYFRSESTSTANKLEKTSKCDKVAQAMGSQSYYQLPYGSYGTSQSESSPLVVTLATGELDLASFCSGPINRTKIARPAPYSYHHRYHHNNGRRLIGETVKVGDEVGLETWGSRGCYSGSAELSVNHYSTLKTVSKNSIGSVKKVRECALSLKEEESYCFSEGMFCSEEIARGFCLGGSYDGHHKREGQLMHNVKVNVSYDSTGLEVLHCSKDGGLSGSIPQETMVAGDGYFHQSMGSTEPYHSFIGDLDQPAQAQAVEPQHGHYLYPECLADQSYECLSRGEGEGPLMGPPIHRPTQRLKDEPCSIKPSLVMGAASLEANNGERKQKKRDQNKTAAHRYRLRKRAELDSLEEELHGLEGQNRELRDKAESVEREIQYVKDLLIEVYKARSQRLKQDGSA; encoded by the exons ATGGCGGCATCGATCCTTCGCAGGAAAATTCCTCTCGTTTCCACAGGCGAGCTCAGCGCTCCCCCTTCCCCACGGGCTAGCCACAGCCAATCACTGCCCGGCGCGGGGGCGGGGCCAGCTGAGCGGCAGCACTTAATTG gtgatgGTCACTCTGATTGGATGACAGAAAAAGTTGATTTGTCTTCATTTGTGTCAACGACCGAATCTTCTCCCAGCTCATCTCTTCCACCCTCACCGTTAGAACATGATGTCAAGGTGCCCTCGGATCTGGAGGTTATGACCTctctcctgcaggaggagctggctCAGCTGGAGGACTACTTCCGCTCCGAGTCCACATCCACCGCAAACAAGTTGGAGAAAACCTCAAAATGTGACAAGGTTGCTCAAGCCATGGGCTCCCAGTCTTATTATCAGTTACCCTATGGCTCATATGGGaccagccaatcagaaagcagCCCCTTGGTAGTTACCTTGGCAACAGGGGAACTGGACCTGGCCAGCTTCTGTAGTGGTCCCATCAACAGAACCAAAATTGCACGGCCGGCTCCATACAGCTATCATCACCGCTACCACCACAACAACGGTCGGCGACTCATCGGCGAGACTGTGAAAGTCGGGGACGAAGTTGGACTCGAAACGTGGGGCTCCAGGGGCTGTTACTCAGGGAGCGCCGAGTTGTCGGTAAACCACTACTCCACACTGAAGACAGTGAGCAAGAACAGCATCGGCAGCGTAAAGAAGGTGAGAGAATGTGCTTTATCGTTGAAGGAAGAGGAGAGTTATTGTTTCTCAGAAGGAATGTTTTGCAGCGAAGAGATTGCCCGTGGTTTCTGTCTGGGTGGCTCGTACGACGGCCACCACAAGAGGGAGGGACAGCTAATGCACAATGTGAAGGTCAATGTAAGTTACGACAGCACAGGGCTTGAGGTCCTGCACTGCAGCAAGGATGGAGGACTCTCTGGAAGTATTCCCCAAGAGACAATGGTGGCCGGTGATGGCTACTTCCACCAGTCTATGGGCAGCACGGAGCCTTACCATAGCTTTATAGGAGACCTAGATCAGCCAGCACAAGCACAGGCTGTTGAGCCCCAACATGGCCACTACCTCTATCCAGAATGCCTTGCAGACCAAAGCTATGAATGTCTGTCCAGAGGAGAGGGCGAGGGGCCGTTGATGGGCCCCCCCATCCACCGCCCCACCCAGAGGTTAAAGGATGAGCCCTGCTCCATCAAGCCATCCCTGGTGATGGGCGCAGCTTCTCTGGAAGCCAACAATGGAgagaggaagcagaagaagagggACCAGAACAAAACTGCTGCCCACAG GTACAGGTTGCGTAAGAGGGCGGAGCTGGACTctctggaggaggagctgcatgGCCTCGAGGGGCAGAACCGTGAGCTCCGCGACAAGGCGGAGTCGGTGGAGCGAGAAATCCAATACGTCAAAGATTTACTGATCGAGGTCTACAAGGCTCGCAGTCAGCGGCTCAAACAGGATGGCAGTGcctaa
- the atf5b gene encoding uncharacterized protein atf5b isoform X2, producing MQTMLFNHFQMIGDGHSDWMTEKVDLSSFVSTTESSPSSSLPPSPLEHDVKVPSDLEVMTSLLQEELAQLEDYFRSESTSTANKLEKTSKCDKVAQAMGSQSYYQLPYGSYGTSQSESSPLVVTLATGELDLASFCSGPINRTKIARPAPYSYHHRYHHNNGRRLIGETVKVGDEVGLETWGSRGCYSGSAELSVNHYSTLKTVSKNSIGSVKKVRECALSLKEEESYCFSEGMFCSEEIARGFCLGGSYDGHHKREGQLMHNVKVNVSYDSTGLEVLHCSKDGGLSGSIPQETMVAGDGYFHQSMGSTEPYHSFIGDLDQPAQAQAVEPQHGHYLYPECLADQSYECLSRGEGEGPLMGPPIHRPTQRLKDEPCSIKPSLVMGAASLEANNGERKQKKRDQNKTAAHRYRLRKRAELDSLEEELHGLEGQNRELRDKAESVEREIQYVKDLLIEVYKARSQRLKQDGSA from the exons ATGCAGACGATGCTGTTCAATCATTTTCAGATGATCG gtgatgGTCACTCTGATTGGATGACAGAAAAAGTTGATTTGTCTTCATTTGTGTCAACGACCGAATCTTCTCCCAGCTCATCTCTTCCACCCTCACCGTTAGAACATGATGTCAAGGTGCCCTCGGATCTGGAGGTTATGACCTctctcctgcaggaggagctggctCAGCTGGAGGACTACTTCCGCTCCGAGTCCACATCCACCGCAAACAAGTTGGAGAAAACCTCAAAATGTGACAAGGTTGCTCAAGCCATGGGCTCCCAGTCTTATTATCAGTTACCCTATGGCTCATATGGGaccagccaatcagaaagcagCCCCTTGGTAGTTACCTTGGCAACAGGGGAACTGGACCTGGCCAGCTTCTGTAGTGGTCCCATCAACAGAACCAAAATTGCACGGCCGGCTCCATACAGCTATCATCACCGCTACCACCACAACAACGGTCGGCGACTCATCGGCGAGACTGTGAAAGTCGGGGACGAAGTTGGACTCGAAACGTGGGGCTCCAGGGGCTGTTACTCAGGGAGCGCCGAGTTGTCGGTAAACCACTACTCCACACTGAAGACAGTGAGCAAGAACAGCATCGGCAGCGTAAAGAAGGTGAGAGAATGTGCTTTATCGTTGAAGGAAGAGGAGAGTTATTGTTTCTCAGAAGGAATGTTTTGCAGCGAAGAGATTGCCCGTGGTTTCTGTCTGGGTGGCTCGTACGACGGCCACCACAAGAGGGAGGGACAGCTAATGCACAATGTGAAGGTCAATGTAAGTTACGACAGCACAGGGCTTGAGGTCCTGCACTGCAGCAAGGATGGAGGACTCTCTGGAAGTATTCCCCAAGAGACAATGGTGGCCGGTGATGGCTACTTCCACCAGTCTATGGGCAGCACGGAGCCTTACCATAGCTTTATAGGAGACCTAGATCAGCCAGCACAAGCACAGGCTGTTGAGCCCCAACATGGCCACTACCTCTATCCAGAATGCCTTGCAGACCAAAGCTATGAATGTCTGTCCAGAGGAGAGGGCGAGGGGCCGTTGATGGGCCCCCCCATCCACCGCCCCACCCAGAGGTTAAAGGATGAGCCCTGCTCCATCAAGCCATCCCTGGTGATGGGCGCAGCTTCTCTGGAAGCCAACAATGGAgagaggaagcagaagaagagggACCAGAACAAAACTGCTGCCCACAG GTACAGGTTGCGTAAGAGGGCGGAGCTGGACTctctggaggaggagctgcatgGCCTCGAGGGGCAGAACCGTGAGCTCCGCGACAAGGCGGAGTCGGTGGAGCGAGAAATCCAATACGTCAAAGATTTACTGATCGAGGTCTACAAGGCTCGCAGTCAGCGGCTCAAACAGGATGGCAGTGcctaa